In a genomic window of Chryseobacterium sp. G0162:
- a CDS encoding DNA repair protein RecN encodes MLSRIYIKNFALIDTLEVSLNNGLQVITGETGAGKSIILGALRLILGERADVKSISKAEEKSVVETEFALNNQFKKFFIENDLDYELQTIIRREILPSGKSRAFINDVPVTLDILKELSSQLIDIHSQFETSNLFTSEYQFKIIDGLSENKKIIDDYQQEFSAFQNLKTFLKKLKTQLSEANKESDYKDFLLNELEELKLDDVDYEDIQNQLAVQENAGMISENVGQILSRFHQEEIGILSFFNEAKAKLSRIAGISTSFAELDQRLEISFVELKDIISELEHESEKLEIDPENLIVLTELNNKINALFLKHNVSGLTELIEIRNELAGDQKGASELEAQIIETEENIAEKEKTLQILAEKLSKNRKKNVPVFIKKAEGLLKKLGLEKARVDIELQDAEEFNLFGKENIQLLFQANSGFPLKPIQTAISGGERSRVMLAVKKIIAESDELPTLILDEIDTGVSGKVAEEIGNLMREMSEDMQLIVISHLAQVAAKGNDNYKVVKQDIAGKTQSTIIPLSDGEKLNEIAQLLSGSKITEAALAQAKELIG; translated from the coding sequence ATGCTTTCAAGAATTTACATTAAGAATTTTGCCCTGATTGATACCCTTGAAGTATCATTGAATAACGGTCTTCAGGTAATTACCGGAGAAACAGGAGCTGGGAAATCCATTATTTTGGGTGCATTGCGCCTTATTCTCGGAGAAAGGGCAGATGTAAAATCAATCTCAAAAGCAGAAGAAAAAAGTGTTGTAGAAACTGAGTTTGCTTTAAATAATCAATTCAAGAAATTCTTTATTGAAAACGATCTTGATTATGAATTGCAAACCATCATCAGAAGAGAAATATTACCATCCGGAAAGTCAAGGGCATTTATCAATGATGTTCCGGTAACACTGGATATATTGAAAGAACTTTCTTCTCAATTAATTGATATTCATTCTCAATTTGAAACTTCCAATCTTTTTACCTCAGAATATCAGTTTAAAATCATTGATGGACTTTCTGAAAATAAAAAGATCATTGATGATTATCAGCAGGAGTTTTCAGCGTTTCAGAATTTGAAAACATTCCTGAAAAAACTGAAAACACAACTTTCAGAAGCCAATAAAGAAAGTGATTATAAAGATTTTCTGCTTAACGAACTTGAAGAATTAAAACTGGATGATGTAGATTACGAAGATATTCAAAACCAGTTAGCTGTTCAGGAAAATGCAGGAATGATCTCTGAAAATGTTGGTCAGATTCTGTCAAGGTTTCATCAGGAAGAAATTGGAATTCTTTCATTCTTTAATGAAGCCAAAGCTAAGCTTTCCAGAATTGCGGGTATTTCAACCAGTTTTGCTGAATTGGATCAAAGACTTGAAATCTCATTTGTAGAGTTAAAAGACATTATTTCCGAGTTGGAACATGAATCAGAGAAACTGGAGATCGATCCGGAAAATCTTATCGTTCTTACCGAGTTGAATAACAAAATCAATGCTTTATTCCTTAAACATAATGTTTCAGGCCTTACTGAGCTGATTGAGATCAGAAATGAACTTGCAGGAGATCAGAAAGGAGCTTCAGAGCTGGAAGCACAAATTATTGAAACTGAAGAAAACATTGCTGAAAAAGAAAAAACACTTCAGATTCTGGCTGAAAAACTTTCCAAAAACAGAAAAAAGAATGTTCCTGTTTTCATTAAAAAAGCAGAGGGACTTCTTAAAAAGCTAGGTCTTGAAAAAGCGAGAGTAGATATAGAATTGCAGGATGCTGAAGAGTTTAATCTATTTGGAAAAGAAAATATCCAGCTTTTATTCCAGGCCAATTCAGGATTTCCTTTAAAGCCAATCCAGACAGCCATTTCTGGTGGGGAAAGATCAAGAGTGATGTTGGCGGTAAAAAAGATCATTGCAGAAAGTGATGAATTACCAACATTGATTTTAGACGAAATTGATACCGGAGTTTCAGGAAAAGTAGCCGAAGAAATCGGAAATCTTATGCGTGAAATGTCTGAAGATATGCAGCTGATTGTTATTTCCCACCTTGCACAGGTTGCAGCCAAAGGAAATGATAATTATAAAGTGGTAAAGCAGGATATTGCCGGGAAAACTCAATCTACCATCATTCCATTGAGTGATGGTGAAAAACTGAATGAAATTGCACAATTGCTTTCAGGGAGTAAGATTACCGAAGCAGCTCTTGCTCAGGCTAAAGAACTTATTGGCTAA
- the rnpA gene encoding ribonuclease P protein component has protein sequence MQNSKYPRAEKLKKNTEISLLFEKGKWRTSGNLRIIILKDKPTLPIESGKFGVSVSKRYFKRAVHRNRIKRLLRECYRLNKALFQEAFGEKTIAMMFWVSSEMPPKFQDVETQFIKLCEAQKK, from the coding sequence ATGCAGAATTCCAAATATCCCAGAGCGGAAAAGCTCAAAAAAAATACAGAAATCAGTTTACTTTTTGAAAAAGGTAAATGGAGAACTTCTGGAAATCTAAGAATCATTATTCTCAAAGATAAGCCTACTCTTCCGATTGAAAGCGGAAAATTTGGGGTTTCTGTTTCTAAAAGATATTTTAAGAGAGCGGTTCACAGAAACCGTATCAAAAGGTTGCTTAGAGAATGTTATAGGCTAAACAAAGCTTTATTTCAAGAAGCTTTTGGAGAAAAAACTATCGCTATGATGTTCTGGGTTTCTTCTGAAATGCCTCCAAAATTTCAAGATGTAGAAACACAGTTTATCAAGCTTTGTGAGGCCCAGAAAAAGTAA
- a CDS encoding ThiF family adenylyltransferase: MDKYWLERTELLIKEEGLEKLNKATVLVVGLGGVGSFAAEFLARAGVGTMTIVDGDTVDITNVNRQLPALRSTVGKHKVEVVAERLLDINPDLKLTKINEFLNPERMEEVLDSSPFDYVLDCIDSVTPKLSLIIAAKRKKIKVISSMGAGGKTDPSKVLVRDISKTEHCHLARQIRKRLRKVKIDKGVRCVFANDIQDEESLKMTDGTNYKRSFYGTISYMPAIFGLYAAAEVINYLVEKD, encoded by the coding sequence ATGGATAAATACTGGTTGGAAAGAACAGAACTTCTTATTAAGGAAGAAGGTTTGGAAAAATTGAACAAAGCAACTGTTCTTGTTGTAGGGTTAGGTGGTGTGGGTTCCTTTGCAGCAGAATTCCTGGCAAGAGCTGGTGTTGGAACAATGACCATTGTAGATGGAGATACTGTAGACATTACCAACGTAAACAGACAACTTCCCGCCTTACGATCCACTGTTGGGAAACATAAAGTAGAAGTTGTTGCCGAAAGATTGCTGGATATTAATCCTGACCTTAAATTAACAAAAATCAATGAGTTTCTGAATCCTGAAAGAATGGAGGAAGTGCTGGATTCATCACCATTTGATTATGTCCTGGATTGTATAGACAGCGTCACTCCAAAATTAAGCTTAATTATTGCTGCTAAAAGGAAAAAAATAAAGGTGATAAGCTCAATGGGAGCTGGTGGAAAGACAGACCCGAGCAAGGTATTGGTAAGAGATATCAGTAAAACCGAGCATTGCCATCTTGCAAGACAGATAAGAAAAAGACTGAGAAAAGTAAAAATTGACAAAGGAGTGCGTTGTGTTTTTGCCAATGATATTCAGGACGAGGAAAGCCTGAAAATGACCGACGGAACAAATTATAAAAGATCTTTTTACGGAACGATAAGTTATATGCCTGCCATTTTTGGACTTTATGCTGCTGCTGAAGTGATTAATTATTTAGTGGAAAAAGATTAA
- a CDS encoding TatD family hydrolase, translated as MEFFDFHHHKKYIKDGIYNLDIGQIPPDSLYSIGIHPNDIDSNNIDHQLNWMRNMMFQNCFAIGECGLDSLVPIDQKIQEEVFLRQINISNELKKPVIVHCVKKFYAVISFKKKAEQPMIIHGFNKKQKIAEDLLANNFYLSFGKAVLYNLSLQQTLKSTPLHRFFLETDNDDFDIKELYLKVSELKEISLESLNKQIIENLEAIQNG; from the coding sequence ATGGAATTTTTTGATTTTCATCATCATAAAAAATACATCAAAGACGGAATTTACAATTTGGACATAGGGCAAATTCCGCCGGATTCTCTTTATTCAATAGGAATACACCCGAATGATATTGATAGTAATAATATAGACCATCAGCTGAATTGGATGAGAAATATGATGTTTCAGAACTGTTTTGCCATAGGTGAATGTGGGCTGGATTCTTTGGTTCCAATCGATCAGAAAATTCAGGAGGAAGTTTTTTTAAGACAGATCAATATTTCCAATGAGCTAAAAAAACCTGTTATTGTACACTGTGTAAAAAAATTTTACGCGGTGATTTCTTTTAAGAAAAAAGCAGAACAGCCCATGATTATTCATGGTTTTAATAAAAAACAAAAAATTGCTGAGGATCTTCTGGCCAATAATTTTTACCTGAGTTTTGGAAAAGCTGTTTTGTATAATTTATCTTTGCAGCAAACTTTGAAATCTACTCCTTTACATCGTTTTTTTTTAGAAACGGATAATGATGATTTTGATATTAAAGAATTATATCTGAAAGTTTCAGAGCTCAAAGAGATTTCACTGGAAAGTTTAAATAAACAAATTATAGAAAATTTAGAGGCAATACAAAATGGATAA
- a CDS encoding DUF5687 family protein — MFLKFLKLEIKSFFRGTSLGINLTMKILRFIAILYFMGCLTGGAFLVFMYVQEEMHQDPLKIVSKFLLIGWVVDLAIKYLWQEIPTQNIKPFLTLNIKKRTLVNYLLVKTFFSAFSWLNSLFFITFSGIALFHGYSVVGVLSWLIGISSLFYLNSFINIFLNSTEKIAIAVAIVFAIVGALGYYNIIPVLSYSEMAFHSLYENPYLSLIPIALFALFWIFCFRYIRKEFYLDQGLEAKKSVGKTENIAFLNKYGVIGTFINNDIKMLKRNKVAKGILLGSFMFLFYGLLMYTSKAYKTPAMTMFMGLFVTGGFQFLFGQRVPAFDSSYYPLMMTLNVPYKEYLKAKWWLMNIVTGVSIIIAAVYTYFGWEIYVTFFAAGLYNIGVNSQFTLWSGAFNKTQIDLNSKEKRFGQKNSFNLKSMLLMIPKMLLPMAVFAGAKSLFGITAGVISIAIMGLIGFLLREKIFDIIVRHYKREKYSTLDAFKNKD, encoded by the coding sequence ATGTTTCTAAAGTTCCTTAAGCTGGAAATTAAAAGCTTCTTCCGTGGTACATCTTTAGGGATCAATCTTACCATGAAGATTTTAAGATTCATTGCGATTCTTTATTTCATGGGCTGTCTTACTGGTGGGGCCTTTCTGGTCTTTATGTATGTACAGGAAGAAATGCATCAGGATCCTTTAAAGATTGTTTCCAAATTCTTACTTATAGGCTGGGTGGTAGATTTAGCCATTAAATATCTCTGGCAGGAAATTCCAACGCAGAATATTAAGCCCTTTCTTACTTTGAATATTAAAAAGAGAACCCTGGTCAATTATCTTTTAGTAAAAACCTTTTTTTCGGCCTTCAGTTGGCTGAACTCTCTCTTTTTTATTACATTTTCTGGAATTGCATTATTTCACGGCTATAGTGTCGTGGGAGTTTTGTCGTGGCTGATTGGTATTTCATCATTATTTTACCTGAATAGTTTTATCAATATTTTTCTGAACAGTACAGAAAAGATTGCGATTGCTGTGGCGATAGTATTTGCGATAGTAGGCGCGTTAGGTTATTATAATATTATCCCGGTACTTTCTTATTCAGAAATGGCCTTCCATAGTCTTTATGAAAACCCATATCTTTCACTGATTCCTATTGCTTTGTTTGCCCTATTTTGGATCTTCTGTTTTAGGTATATCCGTAAAGAATTTTATCTGGATCAGGGTCTTGAGGCTAAAAAGTCAGTAGGGAAAACAGAGAATATTGCATTTCTGAATAAATATGGGGTCATAGGAACGTTCATCAATAACGATATTAAAATGTTGAAGCGTAATAAAGTAGCCAAAGGGATTCTTTTGGGAAGTTTTATGTTTCTTTTCTATGGATTGTTGATGTATACTTCTAAAGCTTATAAAACTCCGGCAATGACTATGTTTATGGGACTTTTTGTAACCGGTGGTTTTCAGTTTCTGTTTGGGCAAAGGGTTCCTGCGTTTGACAGCTCTTATTACCCTTTGATGATGACCCTGAATGTCCCTTACAAAGAATATTTAAAAGCCAAGTGGTGGCTGATGAATATTGTGACTGGAGTTTCAATTATTATAGCCGCTGTCTATACTTATTTTGGATGGGAAATTTATGTTACTTTTTTTGCTGCCGGACTTTATAATATTGGAGTGAATTCACAATTTACCCTTTGGTCCGGAGCCTTTAATAAAACCCAGATTGATCTTAATTCAAAAGAAAAAAGATTTGGACAGAAAAATAGTTTCAATCTGAAGTCAATGTTATTGATGATTCCTAAAATGTTGCTTCCTATGGCTGTATTTGCAGGTGCAAAATCTCTTTTTGGAATTACGGCAGGCGTTATAAGTATTGCCATAATGGGACTGATAGGATTTTTACTCCGGGAAAAAATCTTTGATATCATTGTAAGGCATTATAAAAGAGAAAAATACAGCACATTAGATGCATTTAAAAATAAAGACTAA
- a CDS encoding outer membrane protein assembly factor BamD translates to MKKYILGLFAVAVVASCVSQQERAMKSADKDFILKAANENFAKKKWKNALALYDRLANLVAGTDDFPNVGFNTAYANYYDKSYKLAGHQFKNFAVNFPKDPRAEEAAYMSALCYYEGSMDYNLDQSSTELAVNELQDFLNNYPNSERSKNISQLIDELTYKLEFKAYENGRQYFKMGEYKAANVALENVLEDFPSTKLRPKIYDYIMKSRYELAMKSIYNLKDERIESALTYVKMVEKELPNTEYSKTASDLRAKLEKEKEHFVVVKKETEVKIAALTAKQKKEAEKLASQDKKEQQIKDQISNEKQAKQMQRDSAALQTPPPAATFKIKR, encoded by the coding sequence ATGAAAAAATATATTTTAGGTCTTTTTGCTGTAGCAGTGGTGGCATCATGTGTAAGCCAGCAAGAAAGAGCAATGAAGAGTGCTGATAAAGATTTTATCTTAAAAGCTGCCAATGAAAACTTTGCTAAGAAAAAGTGGAAAAATGCATTGGCTCTTTATGACAGACTTGCGAACCTTGTAGCAGGAACGGATGATTTTCCTAACGTAGGTTTCAATACAGCTTATGCCAACTACTATGATAAAAGTTATAAACTGGCAGGTCATCAGTTTAAAAACTTTGCGGTTAACTTTCCAAAAGATCCAAGAGCAGAAGAAGCGGCTTATATGTCTGCATTATGCTACTATGAAGGGTCTATGGATTATAACCTGGATCAGTCAAGTACAGAGTTAGCGGTGAATGAACTTCAGGACTTCCTGAACAACTATCCAAATTCAGAAAGATCAAAGAATATCAGTCAGCTTATTGACGAATTAACTTATAAGCTAGAATTTAAGGCTTATGAGAACGGAAGACAATACTTTAAAATGGGTGAGTACAAAGCTGCTAATGTAGCCTTGGAAAATGTATTGGAAGACTTCCCAAGTACGAAACTTCGTCCGAAAATTTATGATTATATCATGAAATCCCGTTATGAATTGGCCATGAAGTCTATTTATAATCTTAAAGACGAACGTATTGAAAGTGCTTTGACCTATGTGAAAATGGTTGAAAAGGAGCTTCCTAATACAGAGTACTCTAAGACAGCATCTGATCTGAGAGCAAAACTGGAAAAAGAAAAGGAGCATTTTGTAGTGGTTAAAAAAGAAACCGAAGTAAAAATTGCCGCTTTAACAGCTAAGCAAAAGAAAGAGGCTGAAAAGCTTGCCAGCCAGGATAAAAAAGAACAGCAGATTAAAGATCAGATCAGCAATGAAAAGCAGGCAAAGCAGATGCAGAGGGATAGTGCGGCACTTCAGACCCCTCCACCTGCAGCGACTTTCAAAATTAAAAGATAA
- a CDS encoding DNA-directed RNA polymerase subunit omega, producing the protein MSVKDTKAEVNTITYDKDKIEDKVGSIYEAIVIMGKRAEQINAEIRTELHNKLDEFAVHNSTLEEVFENREQIEISKHYEKLPKPTSIAIEEWLNEDVYFRKTEERK; encoded by the coding sequence ATGAGTGTAAAAGATACAAAAGCAGAAGTAAATACTATTACTTACGACAAAGATAAGATTGAAGATAAAGTAGGTTCAATCTACGAAGCTATTGTTATCATGGGAAAGAGAGCAGAGCAAATCAATGCGGAGATCCGTACGGAGCTTCACAATAAATTGGATGAATTTGCTGTTCACAATTCTACATTAGAAGAAGTTTTCGAAAACAGAGAACAGATTGAGATCTCTAAGCATTACGAAAAACTTCCAAAGCCAACTTCAATTGCTATTGAAGAGTGGTTAAATGAAGACGTGTATTTCAGAAAAACAGAAGAGAGAAAGTAA
- a CDS encoding DUF4126 domain-containing protein, with product MLDQVPYLSYVISAFIGIGLSAATGFRVFLPLFAVSLASYFHWIPMNESFEWLAGLPALITTGIATVVEILAYYIPFVDHLLDTISVPMATVAGSILFASQFAELGTFPQWALALIAGGGTAATISSGFAGIRAASTATTGGLGNSVVGTTETAGAGIMTILAMVAPIIAAVLAITLLILVVVYGRKAWRKIRGKKTPSTE from the coding sequence ATGTTGGATCAAGTTCCCTATCTTTCGTATGTCATTAGTGCCTTTATCGGCATTGGGCTATCTGCTGCTACAGGCTTCAGAGTCTTTCTTCCTTTGTTTGCCGTAAGCCTTGCTTCTTATTTTCACTGGATTCCGATGAATGAGAGCTTTGAATGGCTGGCGGGTTTGCCTGCACTCATCACTACGGGAATAGCAACGGTTGTCGAGATTCTGGCTTATTATATTCCATTCGTAGATCATTTACTGGATACTATTTCTGTTCCTATGGCGACTGTAGCCGGTTCTATCTTATTCGCCAGCCAGTTTGCCGAATTGGGCACATTTCCACAATGGGCGCTGGCTCTAATTGCGGGTGGAGGAACAGCAGCTACCATAAGCTCGGGCTTTGCAGGAATACGGGCCGCTTCTACTGCGACCACAGGAGGATTGGGAAATTCTGTAGTAGGAACTACCGAAACAGCAGGAGCGGGTATCATGACTATACTTGCTATGGTTGCACCCATTATTGCAGCTGTTCTGGCTATTACTTTATTGATATTGGTAGTTGTATATGGGCGAAAAGCATGGCGAAAAATTCGGGGTAAAAAAACGCCTTCAACTGAATAA
- a CDS encoding TetR/AcrR family transcriptional regulator has translation MKKKFTEKQIHILDIAEELIAKKGYEGTSVRDICSKANINVAMISYYFGSKEKMMSYLYQYRVLKTRENFSEFADTIKEGKPEMQMREMIKYIVSQLFKYNYFHGFVTQELRHTENLKDELLDFYQLFVKKLDEVIKKGVASGVFTFTPKPEDILTMIIGSTLFVIRNKNFYELYVPSKNEEAYAKEAEKKVRMNLLLSVFAILGYAAD, from the coding sequence ATGAAAAAAAAATTTACTGAAAAACAGATTCACATACTGGATATTGCAGAAGAATTAATTGCAAAAAAAGGGTACGAAGGAACTTCTGTGAGAGATATTTGTTCTAAAGCCAATATCAATGTCGCTATGATCTCTTATTACTTCGGTTCTAAAGAGAAAATGATGTCTTACCTTTATCAATATAGAGTATTAAAGACGAGGGAAAATTTTTCAGAATTTGCGGATACGATCAAAGAAGGAAAGCCAGAAATGCAGATGCGTGAAATGATAAAATATATTGTTTCCCAGCTCTTCAAATATAATTATTTTCATGGGTTTGTTACCCAGGAACTCCGTCATACAGAGAATTTAAAGGACGAATTGCTTGATTTTTATCAGCTGTTTGTAAAAAAACTGGATGAAGTCATCAAAAAAGGAGTGGCCTCTGGAGTGTTTACCTTTACGCCAAAGCCGGAAGATATTCTTACCATGATTATCGGCTCTACTTTATTTGTGATCCGGAATAAAAATTTTTATGAGCTTTATGTACCAAGTAAAAACGAAGAAGCTTATGCGAAAGAGGCTGAGAAAAAAGTAAGAATGAATCTTTTATTGAGTGTTTTTGCAATTTTGGGATACGCTGCAGACTAA
- the coaBC gene encoding bifunctional phosphopantothenoylcysteine decarboxylase/phosphopantothenate--cysteine ligase CoaBC: MSVSGKKILIAVSGGIAAYKVHFLIRDFVKQGAEVQVIMTPDAEHFVTKLSLATLSKKPVYSDFYDNNGTWNSHVELALWADVMIVAPCTANTLSKMMHGMCDNLVIATYMSAKCPVFIAPAMDLDMYAHPSTKKNLELAVSYGHSIIPAENGELASGLIGQGRMAEPSTIFSSIEDYFADHTTEKSLEGKTVLITAGPTYEAIDPVRFIGNHSSGKMGFSLAEEASKRGAKVILISGPSSQILTDKRVELHKVTSAKEMLAKVFEFYDRIDIGIASAAVADYAPKDIAKEKIKKNDENLTIELVKNPDILKTMGEKKTHQFLVGFALETQNEEENAKGKLEKKNLDMIVLNSLRDEGAGFKNDTNKIKIFTKTEKREFDLKSKGEVAKDILNFVESQLLK, from the coding sequence ATGAGTGTTTCCGGTAAAAAGATCCTTATTGCTGTTTCTGGAGGAATAGCAGCCTATAAAGTTCACTTTCTGATAAGAGACTTTGTAAAACAAGGAGCCGAAGTACAGGTGATTATGACCCCCGATGCAGAACATTTTGTAACCAAACTGAGTTTGGCTACTTTATCGAAGAAACCTGTTTATTCCGATTTTTATGATAACAACGGAACCTGGAACAGCCATGTTGAACTTGCTTTATGGGCAGATGTAATGATTGTGGCTCCATGTACCGCCAATACTTTATCTAAAATGATGCACGGAATGTGTGATAATCTCGTTATTGCAACATATATGTCCGCAAAATGCCCTGTATTTATTGCTCCGGCAATGGATTTGGATATGTACGCACATCCTTCTACGAAAAAAAACCTCGAATTGGCGGTAAGCTATGGACACAGCATCATTCCTGCTGAAAACGGAGAGCTGGCAAGCGGCCTGATCGGGCAGGGAAGAATGGCTGAGCCATCAACGATTTTCAGTTCAATTGAAGATTATTTTGCAGATCATACAACTGAAAAAAGTTTGGAGGGAAAAACCGTTTTAATTACTGCAGGTCCTACCTATGAGGCAATTGATCCTGTGAGATTCATCGGAAACCATTCTTCAGGAAAAATGGGGTTTTCTTTGGCTGAAGAGGCTTCAAAAAGAGGTGCAAAAGTTATTCTAATCTCAGGACCAAGTTCACAAATCCTTACCGATAAAAGGGTAGAACTGCATAAAGTAACTTCTGCAAAAGAAATGCTGGCTAAAGTATTTGAGTTTTATGACAGGATCGATATCGGGATTGCAAGTGCTGCTGTGGCAGATTATGCGCCGAAGGATATTGCCAAGGAAAAGATCAAAAAAAATGATGAAAACCTAACCATTGAATTGGTGAAAAATCCAGATATTCTTAAAACAATGGGTGAAAAGAAAACCCATCAGTTTCTGGTAGGCTTTGCTTTGGAAACTCAAAATGAAGAGGAAAATGCCAAAGGAAAACTAGAGAAGAAAAATCTTGATATGATTGTGCTGAACTCTCTACGTGATGAAGGGGCTGGTTTTAAAAATGATACCAATAAAATTAAAATATTCACCAAAACAGAGAAAAGAGAATTTGATTTGAAGTCGAAAGGAGAAGTAGCAAAAGATATTCTCAATTTTGTTGAATCTCAGCTTTTAAAATAA
- a CDS encoding LptE family protein yields MNFKIKNISLKQPLLMMVFFALLGMLNSCYSFTGSSLTDEKTVQINEFPNNASLVNPTLSQQFSTDIQNRFLQRTTLKGTKSNPDILIEGEITDYAITPTTISSNTQTNPSGGVVQQAQNKLTITVKVHYENKVHPDSSFDRTYSDEAAFNSSLSQSEIENSQVKIVTERIINKIFNDIVANW; encoded by the coding sequence ATGAATTTTAAAATTAAAAATATCAGTCTGAAACAGCCATTATTAATGATGGTATTCTTTGCTTTGCTGGGAATGTTGAATTCATGTTACAGTTTTACCGGATCTTCTCTTACAGACGAAAAAACGGTTCAGATCAATGAGTTTCCGAACAATGCATCTCTTGTAAATCCGACATTGTCACAACAGTTCTCAACAGATATTCAGAACAGGTTTTTACAGAGAACCACTCTGAAAGGAACAAAATCAAATCCTGATATCCTGATAGAAGGAGAAATTACAGATTATGCGATTACGCCTACCACCATCAGTTCCAATACGCAGACCAACCCTTCCGGTGGTGTAGTACAACAGGCTCAGAATAAGCTTACAATTACTGTGAAGGTGCATTACGAAAATAAAGTACACCCGGATTCCAGTTTTGACAGAACCTATAGTGATGAAGCTGCTTTTAACAGTAGCTTATCACAAAGTGAGATCGAAAACTCTCAAGTGAAGATTGTGACAGAAAGAATTATTAATAAGATATTTAACGATATTGTAGCGAATTGGTAA
- a CDS encoding DUF4835 family protein has translation MKKIISLFFLLFICNLGFSQELLATVQVNSQQIGGSNQQAFKALEKSLRDFINNTSWTGKKLQNFEKIKCGFSIVVAERDVNKFKGSIVVQAVRPVYNTTYESPLLNLQDQRFSFEYIENENLIFNERQFSGKNLTDVISFYIYLILGYDADSFQSMGGTQWFSKAQQIAQNSQNRNYDGWNTINEPRSRTILINEIMNPNWSQLRSTMYTYHRSGMDNLFNQDQTPGKKVIFDALMQLKMYENTFQQGFFFNLFMDTKSDEIFNVFNSGNNGGLILNDLKQTMIILSPKNIDNKWNKWKV, from the coding sequence ATGAAAAAAATTATAAGTTTATTTTTTCTGTTATTTATCTGTAATCTTGGTTTTTCCCAGGAGTTGTTGGCAACTGTTCAGGTGAACTCCCAACAAATAGGAGGAAGTAACCAGCAGGCCTTTAAAGCTTTGGAGAAAAGTCTTAGGGATTTTATCAATAATACCAGCTGGACGGGAAAGAAGTTACAGAATTTTGAAAAAATCAAGTGTGGGTTTTCGATTGTCGTTGCTGAAAGAGATGTCAACAAATTCAAAGGGTCTATCGTTGTACAGGCAGTGCGTCCGGTTTATAATACCACATATGAGTCTCCTTTACTGAATCTTCAAGATCAGCGCTTTAGTTTTGAATATATTGAGAACGAAAACCTTATTTTCAATGAAAGACAGTTTTCCGGAAAGAACCTTACTGATGTAATCAGTTTCTATATTTACCTTATTTTGGGTTATGATGCAGACAGTTTCCAGTCTATGGGGGGAACTCAATGGTTTTCAAAAGCTCAGCAGATTGCTCAAAATTCTCAAAACAGAAACTATGACGGCTGGAATACAATCAACGAACCGAGAAGCCGTACCATATTAATCAATGAAATTATGAATCCCAACTGGAGCCAGTTGAGATCTACCATGTATACTTATCACAGATCCGGGATGGATAACCTTTTTAATCAGGATCAGACTCCAGGTAAAAAAGTGATTTTTGATGCCCTTATGCAGCTTAAGATGTATGAGAATACTTTCCAACAAGGGTTTTTCTTCAATCTTTTCATGGATACAAAGAGTGATGAAATCTTCAATGTTTTCAATTCCGGTAATAATGGCGGACTTATCCTTAATGATCTGAAGCAGACTATGATTATTCTTTCTCCTAAAAACATTGATAATAAGTGGAATAAGTGGAAGGTTTAG